In Bacteroidia bacterium, the sequence GTTAGCTGCTGCCCTTCTTGTCTGTCGTGGGTTTCGCTGTCTTTGGTGCGGTTGGACAAACACACTCTTTGCCAAGTTTTGGCTTGTGGGTCGGCTTGTGCGACTTGGCAATGTGTGTGGCTGTGAAGCGTTGGCTTTGATGTCATTTACTTTCCTATTAGTCTGTTTACAAATTCTAAGGTTTGGTCGTAACCAACTACAATTGTTACAAGTCCGCTTACAAGTGTCACCAAGGCAATAAGTCCTGATAATACTTTGTAAATTAAACTGTCCTTAATGGAATTAACTGTCCTGCTGCTTATAATTCCAAACCAATTCAAGACAAAAATCGGGATGCTTAATACTTCTCTAAACCCTTCACGAAACCAAACAATTGGATTTTTCAAGTTCTTTTGGGTGTCTTGGCTATATTCTTCCAAATAACCGATATATCTTAACAAACAGTCGTCAACCGAATTAACGTCAAAGTCTTTAACGGTTCCGTCTCTGAATTTTGGAATAGTGTTTATTACTATTTGATAATTTGAAACTCTGTAAGTTTGAAATGGAGCGATGTAGTCCATAATACCAAATGTTCCTAAATTGCCTTGTATTTTACTTACGTTCATAGTGAGCCATACATACAACTGTCCATCAAAATCACCTGCTCTGCTCCAACGGTCATAAGTTTCAAAATACTTGTTAGAAAACTCTATGAATTTGTTTCTGTATTCTCCTGCAAAATCAATCTTCTTTACAACTCTTGAATGACGATTATAAACCTGAACAAAGCCAATGATAAACACTGTCAGAATACCTAATATGATTAATGTTGTTATCATTTATGCGTTCTCAATAATTTTAATTTCTTCTTCGGACAAGTCGTAAAGCTGGTAAACCAATTGGTCTATTTGGCTTTCTAAGTCTGTGGTGTTATTATCATTTTTGCGACCTTCTAAAATCTTTTCAACTAACTCAATGAATGGCTTTTGCTCCTTTTCAGAAATATTTTTAATTGGTATTTTTTCAATGTATTGCACTTTGTATTCCAAGTAACCACCCCTGCGACTAATGCTCCATATGTTCATTAAAAAAGCAATGAGTTTTGAGTTCAAAATTGCCAATAGGTAACGACTATTTGATTTAATCAAAAAGCCCGTCATATCAATTACTGCACCTTTTGTTAATGTGAAATTATTGCCCAATGATACGTTTGGGTAGATTATGTATTCAGCATTGTAATCAACAGTTTTGTTTATCTGCTGATATTCATACCAACATTTTGTTTTGGTAACTAAGCCTTCCTTAATAATAGCTCTTTGAGATAACTTGGTTTTCTGTTTTTCAAGATGTGATGATATTTCTGGATATTCATTTATGTCTGCAATTGAATAGTCATCATTATATGGGAAGATGATTTTGTTTGCAGGTTTAATTGGGCTGTATTTTTTGATGTCTCTGCCAAAAACATAAGGTTTTACTATCCTATCATCTTTTAAATCAGTGAGAAAACCTTCATTAAATCCTGTCTTAACTCCAACAATTGGCAGTCCGCAGAAATCTTTAATTGGAACGCTTCCAATTTTTACTTTTTCAATAATGTTTGATATTCTGTTGTCAACAAATTTGTAATCGTTTTGAGTGAAAATTGATTTTGATGTGCTTAATAATTCTGAACTGCTAAGTTTTTCTTTTAGTGAGAAAGTCGGCAGTTCATTTAGGCTATAGTAATTGAACTGGTAGTCATCTTTACTTTTCTTAATTGCAAAGTAAATTAATGGATAAGCTGTTGCACCTTCAAAAACAGGCAGGTCATTGAAATTGATTATTTCGATTACTTCGGTATTGTTAAGAAGAAATTCAATCAAGGGTTTACCATAGCTTGCTTCAAAGAATTTTCCTGATGTAATAAAGTTAATTGCTCCATAGGGCTTTAATAGATTTATGCTGTTTTCATAAAAGAAAACGTAAATATCTGACTTGCCTGAAAAACTTTTAAACTTACTTTGAAAGTAACCGCTTAAATCTTTTACTTCTTCTTGTCTGATATAAGGCGGATTTCCTATAACGCAATCAAAGCCCACAAAATCGCCCTCATCATTCAGTACTTCAGGAAATTCAAAACGCCATTCAAAAGCGTTTTCAAAAATCTTGTTGGCTTTTATTTCTTCAATTTCGGTTTCAAGTTTCTTGGTTTCTTCTGTAAGTTGCGTTACTTTTTTGTTCCAATCGGCTTTTTCCTTTTTGCTCATTTCAAAAAGTTGTCCCTGATTGGTCATTTGATACAAGTCGCCTGAAATCTTTCGCAGCTTTTTTACTTTTGGGTCATTCAACGAAATTTCAATTCTGAAATCCGATTTAATGTCGGCAATCAGTCGTTCCATTTCCCGTTTCTGTTCCTTGCTTTCAGCATTTCGGTAAGTGTCAACAGCTATTCGGTAACTGTCAATTGTCCACTTACTTTTTTTCAAGGCTTGTTTTAAGTCTGCATCAATCGCAAAACGGCTTACCAAAGAGTTTCCGCATTTTATGTTGATGTCAATATTCGGAAGTGTTTCTAATTCTGTTGCGTTCTTGTAATAAGCATTCTTTAAAAGCTCAATCCATAAACGCAAACGGCAAATTTTTACAGAGTTGGAATTGATGTCCACACCGAAAAGGCAGTTTTCAATAATGGTTTGCTTTTCGTGGAATAGGGTTTCTTGTATGCGTTGGCTTTCTTTGTTGGTTGGATTGTATTCAAATAGTTCGCCTTCTTCGTCTGTTACAATCAATTCATCATTTAAAACTTCAACCTGATATTCTTTCAGACGTTTTCCTTTACGGTCTTGCAGAATTTTCAAGTCGTTTTTAACGGCAATCATTTCATTGAGTGCAGAAACTAAAAAGTGTCCTGAACCCACGGCTGGGTCGCAAATTTTAATACTATCAACAATTTTGTTGGCTTCTTTTCGGTCTTCAATTTTGTCGTAAAGTTCTTCAATGTCTTTGCAGTTCCATTTTTTGGTTTCGTTGAATTTCTGCAAAACGGCTTTGCGAATGGTTTCACGGCACATATACATTGTGATGAAACCGGGAGTGAAAAATGAACCGTCTTTGTAGCCGTTTATTTTCTCGAAAATCAATCCGAGAACCGAAGCATTAATCAGTGTTTTGTTGTCTTCCTGAATTTCTTCTCCGCCTTCTGCTCCAAAGTCGTAAGCATCTAAAAACTCAAACAAGTATTGAAGCGTGGAAATATTGCCTGTCCGTTTTTTGCCTTGCTGGTCTTTCAGCACGGTTTGCGAAAAAATCGGAATGGTTTTATCGTCTTTCAGATTGCTGATAAACAAAGTAACCTGTTCAATGTCGGTTGGCTCGAAAAGCGAAGAATTGAGATAAGGCGTTTTTTCAAATGCCTTTTTTACATCTTCGTTTCGCTCGTCATACTTACGAGCCAACACCTGAAAAAACAAACTATT encodes:
- a CDS encoding BREX-1 system adenine-specific DNA-methyltransferase PglX translates to MELKELKPRKALNKAFLKVKPNRTEIEGFKTNLITLLDRTNDTESEEFHKNLVIDFLKKTYYDPNHFINTKGRNDLVIHNGNTAKSSVGVIIEAKKPTNKAEMITTKKLNAKAFQELVLYYLRERITHKNLEVKHLVATNINEWFIFDATLFDRLFAQNKNLVKQFNDFEGGRLADTKTDFFYKQIAEPFIADITSEIEFTYFNIQDFQKPLRNTDKADDNSLIALFKLLSPEHLLKLPFTNDSNSLDKRFYSELLHIIGLTETKEGSKKLIERNKAGERHTGTILEDAIIQLDSLDKLSRLEKPNQFGNTQQERLFNVALELSITWINRILFLKLLEAQLITYHKGDKSFSFLNLDKIKNYDDLNSLFFQVLARKYDERNEDVKKAFEKTPYLNSSLFEPTDIEQVTLFISNLKDDKTIPIFSQTVLKDQQGKKRTGNISTLQYLFEFLDAYDFGAEGGEEIQEDNKTLINASVLGLIFEKINGYKDGSFFTPGFITMYMCRETIRKAVLQKFNETKKWNCKDIEELYDKIEDRKEANKIVDSIKICDPAVGSGHFLVSALNEMIAVKNDLKILQDRKGKRLKEYQVEVLNDELIVTDEEGELFEYNPTNKESQRIQETLFHEKQTIIENCLFGVDINSNSVKICRLRLWIELLKNAYYKNATELETLPNIDINIKCGNSLVSRFAIDADLKQALKKSKWTIDSYRIAVDTYRNAESKEQKREMERLIADIKSDFRIEISLNDPKVKKLRKISGDLYQMTNQGQLFEMSKKEKADWNKKVTQLTEETKKLETEIEEIKANKIFENAFEWRFEFPEVLNDEGDFVGFDCVIGNPPYIRQEEVKDLSGYFQSKFKSFSGKSDIYVFFYENSINLLKPYGAINFITSGKFFEASYGKPLIEFLLNNTEVIEIINFNDLPVFEGATAYPLIYFAIKKSKDDYQFNYYSLNELPTFSLKEKLSSSELLSTSKSIFTQNDYKFVDNRISNIIEKVKIGSVPIKDFCGLPIVGVKTGFNEGFLTDLKDDRIVKPYVFGRDIKKYSPIKPANKIIFPYNDDYSIADINEYPEISSHLEKQKTKLSQRAIIKEGLVTKTKCWYEYQQINKTVDYNAEYIIYPNVSLGNNFTLTKGAVIDMTGFLIKSNSRYLLAILNSKLIAFLMNIWSISRRGGYLEYKVQYIEKIPIKNISEKEQKPFIELVEKILEGRKNDNNTTDLESQIDQLVYQLYDLSEEEIKIIENA